A single genomic interval of Verrucomicrobiota bacterium harbors:
- the mreD gene encoding rod shape-determining protein MreD: MSWATPILILLAAYLAVFVETAFELPRHLLGTQVDLLPGLMVYAALSAGPGTIAMLACLGGLCFDAFSANPGGISILPLLVIGWLIQRKKRLLLRDEVFAQVVLGLFASAAMPAMVALSLGGIGETPLVGWVTLWQWTVMTLVGAASTPLWFKLLDALNDAITYPLSKTQAFRSDRQIKRGRT, encoded by the coding sequence ATGAGTTGGGCCACTCCCATATTAATTCTGCTGGCCGCCTATCTGGCGGTGTTTGTGGAAACTGCGTTTGAGTTGCCGCGGCATTTGCTGGGTACGCAGGTGGATTTGCTGCCGGGCCTGATGGTTTATGCGGCCTTGTCCGCAGGGCCGGGAACAATTGCGATGCTGGCCTGCCTGGGTGGGTTGTGCTTTGACGCGTTTTCCGCGAATCCCGGGGGCATTTCGATTCTACCGTTGCTGGTGATCGGGTGGCTGATTCAACGCAAGAAACGGCTGTTGTTGCGGGACGAGGTGTTTGCGCAAGTTGTGCTGGGCCTGTTTGCCAGCGCGGCCATGCCCGCCATGGTGGCGCTTTCGCTGGGAGGCATTGGAGAAACGCCTTTGGTGGGATGGGTCACACTGTGGCAATGGACGGTGATGACCTTGGTGGGAGCCGCGTCTACGCCTCTGTGGTTCAAACTGTTGGACGCCCTCAATGACGCCATCACTTATCCGCTGTCCAAAACCCAGGCGTTTCGCAGTGATCGGCAAATAAAGCGAGGGCGCACCTGA
- the mreC gene encoding rod shape-determining protein MreC has product MYLNKHVWIFGSTVALALVVLNLPERVANRFKLAMGGLFLPLLGISQTSGRVAETLGNSVIPRADLLREMDQLRRENQSLRFQLTQTQETVRENERLRQQIGWQRQTGWKLKPVRVIGRDPANWWRTVTIDAGSDQGVCDNAAILTEEGLIGRVSELHSSSARVVLLGDPKCRVAAAVPEAKDSGIISPGPAGIWDHQFVTLGYLSRGAELRPGQRVFTSGMGGIFHRGIPIGQILDIHSVDGLYMEARVKLAANLSALDEVWVWMQ; this is encoded by the coding sequence ATGTATTTAAATAAACACGTTTGGATTTTTGGCAGCACTGTGGCACTGGCATTGGTTGTTCTCAACCTGCCGGAACGGGTGGCGAATCGCTTTAAACTGGCCATGGGCGGCCTCTTCTTACCTCTTTTAGGCATCTCTCAAACCTCCGGGCGCGTTGCCGAAACTCTCGGTAATTCTGTAATTCCACGCGCCGACCTCCTCCGGGAAATGGATCAATTGCGGCGCGAAAACCAGTCGCTACGCTTTCAACTCACTCAGACCCAGGAAACCGTGCGGGAGAATGAACGCTTGCGCCAGCAGATTGGCTGGCAGCGGCAGACCGGATGGAAACTGAAACCGGTCCGGGTCATTGGCCGCGATCCCGCCAACTGGTGGCGCACGGTTACCATTGATGCCGGTTCGGATCAAGGGGTATGCGATAACGCGGCCATTCTGACGGAGGAGGGCTTGATTGGCCGGGTTTCCGAACTGCATTCCAGCAGTGCCCGGGTGGTTTTGCTGGGCGATCCCAAGTGCCGGGTGGCCGCCGCCGTGCCCGAGGCCAAGGATAGCGGAATCATTTCCCCGGGACCAGCGGGTATCTGGGATCATCAATTCGTCACCTTGGGCTACCTGTCGCGCGGCGCGGAATTGCGCCCCGGCCAGCGGGTATTCACCAGCGGTATGGGCGGCATTTTCCATCGTGGCATTCCCATCGGGCAGATTTTGGATATCCATAGCGTGGACGGACTGTACATGGAGGCGCGGGTCAAATTGGCAGCCAATCTGAGTGCTTTGGATGAAGTCTGGGTATGGATGCAATGA
- the mfd gene encoding transcription-repair coupling factor has product MASFPEPVAAENLLARVLTAPAIQDLPARVEKGGLLSLDTVHPAAQPFLTILLKRLLPNRPVVVVTEGLKAQEIMHQDVITLLGTCAPALGNQGNIAPAASVLFYPAWEMLPHEAKLPHADVISERLESLLSLMTLSSGIGKGVPLLVTCVTALLQRTFPPEYLRQNTRILRRGDRMEPLDLIEWLETQGYEPEVQVSHKGELALRGGIVDVYPLTSPWPVRLEFFGDELESLRYFDPHTQISREPVEAISLPPAGELGVIKQLVRQENPSPVAPIPGSTPDKAADNSEIRIPKSEIAGGRLLASTATRAGLATLLDYLPPETVFVLCEPETLDTHAGHYQSQVPAGDPFFLSWDAFRAQLTARGMTMLELRHDAANFQDVVIAVGDSASASAVLPEQPPDLFFESLDAYRPVSSSAPEAAVAETQRKEFFQQLHRWLRQGYAVHVFCNNAGERQRFDEIWRELGLAETDDVRPATHLGALARGFLFEAARVVVVTDAEVFGRYKVQRPRRLKSPHAAVMRSALDIDFTEFEEGDYVVHLQHGIGRFAGLKTLESSPTRADSKRVTSTFTEECLAIEYAPATPGQSPPVLYVPVSEAHLVSKYVGAGKARPPLNMLGGTRWAKTKSQAEHAVRDMAAGMLSIQAARETQAGYAYPLDTPWQREFESAFLYEETPDQLQAIAETKRDLEVARPMDRLICGDVGFGKTEVAIRAAFKAVMSGKQVAVLVPTTVLAQQHFNTFRERMADYPVRVELLSRYRTRREQTRVMEQLATGGVDVVVGTHRLVQSDIVFKDLGLVVVDEEQRFGVLHKEKLKRLRTMVDVLTLSATPIPRTLYLALTGARDMSKIETPPQDRLPVETVVAQYDERLVRDVIQRELNREGQVFYLHNRVFDIESVAQRLKQLLPKARIVVGHGQMEADDLEDVMTQFVNGEADVLVSTTIIESGLDIPNANTIIIDRADRFGLSDLYQLRGRVGRYKHQAYAYLLLPRHATLLSDARKRISAIRQYSKLGSGFKIAMRDLEIRGAGNLLGSQQSGHIAAVGFDLYCQLLKQSVAKLKGEPVKPRLEVVARIDFLALSPGEEGQAEPVRRARSKADDLPVNIPREVATFVARDEVVEMEQPVMVPRNPGKTPAYLPLDYIRESKLRIEAYRKLAEITNQTDLEQLRKEWRDRFGPAPEAVELLLLLHELKLRAAEKNITIIETREDKLMLTRNNDYITAGSRFPRLEKRSAKARLNEIKRWLGLV; this is encoded by the coding sequence TTGGCGTCGTTTCCAGAGCCGGTGGCGGCAGAGAACCTGCTGGCCAGAGTGTTGACTGCTCCCGCGATACAGGATTTGCCTGCGCGTGTGGAGAAGGGTGGGCTTTTGTCGTTGGATACCGTGCATCCTGCCGCCCAGCCGTTTTTGACCATACTGCTGAAGCGGTTGTTGCCCAATCGCCCGGTGGTGGTAGTGACGGAGGGCTTAAAGGCGCAGGAGATCATGCATCAGGATGTGATAACCTTGCTGGGCACCTGCGCTCCTGCCCTGGGAAATCAGGGAAATATAGCGCCCGCCGCGTCGGTGCTGTTTTATCCGGCGTGGGAGATGTTGCCGCATGAAGCGAAGCTGCCCCATGCGGATGTCATCAGCGAACGCCTGGAATCGCTCCTGTCGCTGATGACGCTTTCATCCGGCATTGGCAAGGGGGTTCCGCTGCTGGTGACGTGCGTGACGGCGCTCTTGCAGCGCACGTTTCCACCGGAGTATTTGCGGCAGAACACGCGCATTCTCCGCCGGGGTGACCGCATGGAGCCGTTGGACTTGATTGAGTGGCTTGAAACACAAGGGTACGAACCGGAAGTGCAGGTGAGTCATAAGGGGGAATTGGCGTTGCGCGGCGGCATCGTGGATGTGTATCCGCTCACGAGTCCCTGGCCGGTGCGCCTGGAATTCTTTGGCGATGAACTGGAATCCTTGCGGTATTTCGATCCGCACACGCAAATTTCGCGTGAACCGGTTGAGGCGATCAGCCTGCCACCTGCCGGTGAGCTGGGGGTGATCAAGCAGTTGGTGCGGCAGGAGAATCCAAGCCCGGTTGCGCCTATTCCGGGTAGCACCCCAGACAAGGCGGCGGACAATTCCGAAATCCGAATTCCGAAATCCGAAATCGCCGGGGGACGTCTCCTTGCCTCGACGGCTACGCGGGCAGGGCTGGCCACGCTGCTGGATTATCTGCCGCCGGAAACGGTGTTTGTGCTGTGCGAACCGGAAACGCTTGATACGCACGCCGGGCATTATCAATCGCAGGTGCCCGCCGGAGATCCCTTCTTTCTATCCTGGGACGCTTTTCGCGCCCAATTGACGGCGCGCGGCATGACGATGCTAGAGTTGCGGCATGATGCGGCCAACTTTCAGGACGTGGTGATCGCAGTCGGGGATTCGGCATCTGCTTCCGCAGTTTTGCCCGAACAACCGCCGGACTTGTTCTTTGAATCGCTGGATGCCTATCGTCCGGTGAGTTCATCCGCGCCCGAGGCTGCGGTGGCGGAGACGCAACGCAAGGAGTTCTTCCAACAATTGCACCGGTGGCTGCGCCAGGGATATGCGGTGCATGTGTTTTGCAACAACGCCGGGGAACGCCAGCGTTTTGATGAAATCTGGCGGGAACTGGGGCTGGCGGAAACCGATGACGTGCGTCCTGCCACGCACCTTGGTGCGCTGGCACGCGGGTTTTTGTTTGAGGCGGCGCGCGTGGTGGTAGTGACGGATGCCGAGGTCTTTGGCCGTTACAAGGTGCAGCGTCCGCGCCGGCTCAAGTCGCCCCATGCCGCGGTGATGCGGTCGGCGCTGGATATTGATTTCACGGAGTTCGAGGAGGGCGACTACGTGGTACACTTGCAACATGGCATCGGACGGTTCGCCGGGTTGAAGACGCTGGAATCGTCGCCAACGCGCGCGGACAGCAAACGGGTGACCAGCACATTCACGGAAGAATGCCTGGCCATCGAATATGCGCCCGCTACTCCGGGGCAATCGCCGCCTGTATTATATGTGCCGGTCAGCGAGGCGCATCTGGTCAGCAAATACGTTGGCGCCGGCAAGGCGCGGCCTCCATTGAACATGCTGGGAGGGACGCGCTGGGCCAAGACCAAATCGCAGGCCGAGCATGCGGTGCGGGATATGGCTGCCGGCATGTTGTCCATTCAGGCGGCCCGGGAGACCCAGGCGGGGTATGCGTATCCGCTGGATACGCCCTGGCAACGGGAGTTCGAGAGCGCCTTTCTCTATGAAGAGACGCCGGATCAATTGCAGGCCATTGCCGAGACCAAGCGGGATCTTGAGGTGGCCCGGCCCATGGACCGCCTGATTTGCGGGGATGTCGGCTTCGGCAAGACCGAGGTGGCGATCCGCGCCGCGTTCAAAGCCGTGATGAGCGGCAAGCAGGTGGCGGTGCTGGTGCCGACCACGGTGCTGGCCCAGCAGCATTTCAACACCTTCCGCGAGCGCATGGCGGATTATCCGGTGCGGGTGGAATTGCTCTCGCGCTACCGCACGCGGCGTGAGCAGACGCGCGTGATGGAGCAGTTGGCCACGGGCGGGGTGGATGTGGTCGTCGGGACGCACCGGTTGGTGCAAAGTGATATTGTTTTCAAGGACCTTGGGCTGGTGGTAGTGGATGAGGAGCAACGCTTTGGTGTCCTGCACAAGGAAAAGCTAAAGCGGCTGCGTACCATGGTGGATGTGCTCACCCTTAGCGCCACGCCGATTCCGCGCACGCTGTACTTGGCGCTGACGGGTGCGCGCGACATGAGCAAGATTGAAACCCCGCCGCAGGATCGCCTGCCGGTTGAGACCGTTGTGGCGCAATACGACGAGCGCTTGGTGCGCGATGTTATCCAGCGGGAACTTAACCGGGAGGGCCAGGTCTTTTACCTGCATAACCGCGTCTTTGACATCGAATCCGTCGCGCAACGGCTCAAGCAACTGCTGCCCAAGGCCCGGATCGTGGTCGGGCACGGGCAGATGGAGGCGGATGACCTGGAAGATGTCATGACCCAGTTCGTCAACGGCGAAGCCGATGTGCTGGTTTCTACCACCATCATTGAAAGCGGGCTGGATATCCCCAACGCCAACACCATCATCATTGATCGCGCCGACCGCTTCGGCCTGAGTGATCTGTACCAGTTGCGCGGACGGGTGGGACGCTATAAACACCAGGCGTATGCGTACCTCCTATTGCCGCGCCACGCGACCCTCTTGAGTGATGCGCGCAAGCGCATCAGCGCCATCCGGCAATATTCCAAGCTGGGCAGCGGCTTCAAGATTGCCATGCGCGATCTCGAGATTCGCGGTGCGGGCAACCTGCTGGGATCGCAGCAGAGCGGGCACATCGCCGCCGTGGGCTTTGATCTCTACTGCCAGTTATTAAAGCAAAGCGTTGCCAAGCTGAAAGGGGAACCGGTTAAGCCACGTTTGGAAGTGGTGGCGCGCATTGATTTCCTGGCACTCAGCCCTGGCGAGGAGGGACAGGCTGAACCTGTTCGCCGCGCGCGCTCCAAGGCGGATGACCTGCCCGTGAACATCCCGCGCGAGGTGGCCACGTTTGTGGCGCGCGATGAAGTGGTGGAAATGGAACAACCGGTGATGGTTCCGCGTAACCCCGGCAAGACGCCGGCATATCTGCCGCTGGATTATATTCGCGAATCCAAGCTGCGCATTGAGGCTTACCGGAAACTGGCGGAGATCACCAACCAGACCGATTTGGAACAGTTGCGCAAGGAATGGCGAGATCGGTTTGGTCCCGCGCCCGAGGCGGTTGAATTGCTGTTGCTGCTGCACGAACTCAAATTGCGCGCGGCGGAAAAGAACATCACCATCATTGAAACCCGCGAGGATAAGCTGATGCTGACCCGCAACAACGATTACATTACCGCTGGCAGTCGCTTCCCGCGCTTGGAGAAACGCAGCGCCAAGGCGCGCTTGAATGAGATCAAGCGTTGGTTGGGGTTGGTATGA
- the mrdA gene encoding penicillin-binding protein 2, whose product MLLFEHWIGNDRHLRMLLVLVCAGLGILTGGLWYVQVVAGKRYMDDQIAQSFRTVRTPAVRGKILDRNGQALAENRPCYNVSAYLEEFSRRFQTRYTPALVQESARVRQAYNRKLTREERTRVAQETRYLVTSNAAHGLGLLLSQPVTLSPRDFQEHYDQRLALPLPVMRDLNAEQIARLQEQTGVPPGLDLVVQPLRIYPRQSVGAHIVGYLTKDDTSREGEESFFNYRLPDFKGVVGIESYFDDELRGKAGAKSVLVNSLGYRQSENIWSASEPGRNVVLTIDLPLQEAAEKALRKAPRHAGEVTRGAVVVMDVHSGDIYALASSPAFDPNRFIPSITHEVMNELNDPEQRPLINRATQERYAPGSIFKIVTALAGLETGVLNPTNIFYSPGVYRASEHSRPIEDTAPAGNYDFKRAFKLSSNTYFIHYGMLAGVTNIFDMGHRFFLGQRVDIPTLQSDSGIFPNLDLLLKWRLHGSPWNDGDTANLCIGQGRLAVNPVQMAVMTAAIANGGTVFWPRLVQRIESADPMGGEADTKIFPVRRRGELNVKPQHLQIIREAMLADVEDPDGTGRQAAVHGLRLGGKTGTAEVKHIDELTGKNTWFVAFAPYENPKYAVVVMVEQGSSGGGTCAPVARDIFEAILKRSQMRSHDASERVAAGNPPADHLPGNTLLSAAPL is encoded by the coding sequence ATGCTGCTATTTGAACATTGGATCGGAAATGACCGGCATCTGCGGATGTTGCTGGTCCTGGTGTGCGCCGGGTTGGGGATCCTGACCGGCGGTTTGTGGTATGTGCAAGTGGTGGCGGGCAAACGGTACATGGATGATCAGATCGCCCAGTCATTCCGCACCGTGCGCACCCCGGCGGTGCGTGGGAAAATCCTGGATCGCAACGGGCAGGCGCTCGCCGAGAACCGGCCTTGCTATAATGTCAGCGCCTACCTGGAGGAGTTCAGTCGGCGGTTTCAAACCCGGTATACCCCGGCTTTGGTGCAGGAATCGGCCCGCGTGCGCCAGGCGTACAATCGCAAGCTTACCCGCGAGGAACGGACGCGGGTGGCGCAGGAGACCCGCTATTTGGTGACCAGTAACGCCGCGCATGGACTCGGTTTGTTGTTGAGCCAGCCGGTGACCTTGAGCCCGCGGGATTTTCAGGAGCATTATGACCAACGACTCGCGTTGCCGCTGCCGGTGATGCGGGATTTGAATGCGGAGCAGATTGCGCGCCTGCAAGAGCAAACCGGGGTGCCGCCGGGGTTGGACCTTGTGGTGCAACCGCTGCGCATTTATCCCCGCCAATCCGTCGGTGCGCACATTGTGGGCTATCTCACCAAGGATGACACCTCGAGGGAAGGTGAGGAGTCTTTCTTCAACTACCGGCTGCCCGATTTCAAAGGCGTGGTGGGCATTGAATCGTATTTCGATGATGAGTTACGCGGCAAGGCGGGCGCCAAATCGGTGCTCGTCAACAGCTTGGGCTACCGGCAGTCGGAAAACATCTGGTCGGCGTCCGAGCCGGGCCGGAATGTGGTATTGACGATTGATCTGCCGCTGCAAGAGGCCGCCGAAAAGGCCTTGCGCAAGGCGCCGCGCCATGCCGGCGAGGTAACGCGCGGCGCCGTGGTGGTGATGGATGTGCATAGCGGGGATATTTACGCGCTGGCCTCCTCGCCCGCGTTTGATCCCAACCGATTCATTCCATCCATTACGCATGAGGTGATGAATGAATTGAACGATCCGGAGCAGCGCCCCCTCATCAACCGCGCCACCCAGGAACGCTACGCGCCCGGTTCGATCTTCAAGATTGTCACGGCCCTGGCCGGCCTGGAAACCGGGGTGCTGAATCCCACCAACATCTTTTACAGCCCGGGCGTCTATCGTGCATCCGAGCACAGCCGTCCCATTGAGGATACCGCGCCGGCCGGCAATTACGATTTCAAGCGCGCCTTTAAATTATCCAGCAATACGTATTTTATTCACTACGGGATGCTGGCCGGGGTGACCAATATTTTTGACATGGGGCACCGTTTCTTTTTGGGGCAGCGGGTGGATATTCCCACCCTGCAGAGCGACAGCGGGATTTTTCCCAATTTGGATCTCCTGCTCAAATGGCGCCTGCATGGCAGCCCGTGGAATGATGGTGACACCGCCAACCTGTGCATCGGCCAGGGCCGGCTGGCGGTGAATCCCGTGCAGATGGCGGTGATGACCGCCGCGATTGCCAATGGCGGCACCGTGTTCTGGCCACGGCTGGTCCAGCGAATTGAATCGGCGGATCCGATGGGGGGCGAGGCGGATACGAAAATCTTCCCGGTGCGCCGGCGCGGTGAACTCAACGTGAAGCCGCAGCACTTGCAAATTATTCGCGAGGCGATGCTGGCCGACGTGGAAGACCCGGATGGGACAGGGCGGCAGGCGGCGGTGCATGGTTTGCGCTTGGGGGGCAAGACCGGCACGGCGGAAGTGAAACACATTGATGAACTCACCGGCAAAAATACCTGGTTCGTCGCCTTTGCCCCGTATGAGAATCCCAAGTATGCCGTGGTGGTGATGGTGGAGCAGGGCTCCTCGGGTGGCGGTACCTGCGCCCCGGTGGCGCGCGATATTTTTGAAGCGATTTTGAAACGAAGCCAGATGCGCTCGCATGATGCGTCGGAACGCGTTGCTGCCGGGAATCCACCCGCCGACCATTTGCCGGGAAATACTCTTTTGTCCGCCGCGCCGCTATGA
- a CDS encoding FtsW/RodA/SpoVE family cell cycle protein, whose amino-acid sequence MMDAALNERQSKVDWLLLLAVLGLMAFGMAFIFSATMANEAARVQPWYQQRFFMQLVWYGFGFTAATVLSLWHYRQIAGLAYFAYWASIILLVAVLIPHVGAMRFGARRWIDLGPIQLQPSELAKLAFIVAQACYLSLHHHELNRPSVLWKAIGMTVLPFVLVLKEPDLGSALIFLPVGLVMILVAGASRRFLALFGIVGGGLVSLMIIYALFAPASWWQLPIQDYQKRRLKVYFGLDYTKFAPPNATAAEWQRLRVQQQNDEYNSRQALISVGSGGLTGKGWRQGSQIALGYLPRAVAHNDFIFSVIAEESGFVGSMCVITLYGVVLFTGIRIASRVRNGDHLGKLLAVGVVTLLFSHVFINIGMNIRIMPVTGVPLPLLSYGGSSVLCSLIAIGLLQNIHLHQRA is encoded by the coding sequence ATGATGGATGCCGCCCTGAACGAACGACAATCGAAAGTGGATTGGCTGCTGCTGCTGGCGGTGCTGGGCCTGATGGCGTTTGGCATGGCGTTCATTTTCAGCGCCACGATGGCCAATGAGGCGGCGCGCGTGCAGCCATGGTATCAGCAACGTTTCTTCATGCAATTGGTTTGGTACGGGTTCGGGTTTACCGCGGCGACGGTGCTCAGTTTGTGGCATTACCGGCAGATTGCCGGGCTTGCCTATTTCGCCTACTGGGCCAGCATTATTCTGCTGGTGGCGGTGCTGATCCCCCATGTGGGCGCGATGCGCTTTGGCGCGCGGCGGTGGATTGATCTCGGGCCCATTCAATTGCAGCCATCCGAGCTGGCCAAGCTTGCTTTCATTGTCGCCCAGGCGTGTTACCTAAGCCTGCATCATCATGAGCTGAATCGTCCCAGCGTGCTGTGGAAAGCCATTGGCATGACGGTGCTGCCGTTTGTGCTGGTGCTCAAGGAGCCGGATTTGGGGTCGGCCCTGATCTTCCTGCCCGTTGGCCTGGTCATGATCCTGGTGGCGGGCGCCTCGCGCCGGTTCCTCGCCCTGTTCGGGATCGTGGGCGGCGGGCTGGTGAGCTTGATGATTATTTATGCTTTGTTCGCGCCGGCGTCCTGGTGGCAATTGCCCATTCAGGATTACCAGAAGCGGCGGTTGAAAGTTTATTTCGGATTGGATTATACCAAATTTGCTCCGCCCAATGCCACGGCGGCGGAGTGGCAGCGCCTGCGAGTGCAGCAGCAGAACGACGAGTATAACTCGCGGCAGGCGCTTATTTCCGTCGGCTCCGGTGGGTTGACAGGAAAAGGATGGCGGCAGGGCTCGCAAATAGCGCTGGGTTACCTGCCGCGGGCTGTGGCTCACAACGACTTCATCTTCTCCGTCATTGCCGAGGAGAGTGGGTTCGTTGGCAGTATGTGTGTCATCACACTGTATGGAGTGGTCCTGTTCACCGGAATCAGGATCGCGTCCCGGGTTCGGAATGGCGACCACCTGGGTAAATTGCTGGCCGTGGGGGTGGTAACCCTCCTGTTCAGCCACGTGTTCATCAATATCGGCATGAACATTCGCATCATGCCCGTCACGGGTGTGCCACTGCCGCTGCTAAGTTACGGCGGATCTTCAGTGCTATGCTCCCTGATCGCCATCGGGCTGTTGCAAAACATTCACCTCCATCAACGAGCGTGA
- a CDS encoding rod shape-determining protein has product MLAQIKSLFSNDIGIDLGTANTLVYVRDQGIVLREPSVVAIEAGTTNVLAVGLEAKRMLGRTPGNIIAIRPMKDGVIAEFEITEAMLRHFIQKVHYRKLIAPRVVIAVPSGITEVEKRAVRDSATHAGAREVYLIEQPMASAIGVGLPVHEPAGNMIVDIGGGTCEIAIISLAGIVFSRSLRVGGDEFDDAIMAHMKRAYNLMIGERTAEEIKIKIGSAFPLEQELTLEVKGRDQSAGLPKTITIRSQEIREALQEPLRNILESIRITLERCPPELSADLVDRGIVVAGGGALLRGIDRLISEETGLPVHIADDPLSAVAEGTGRVLQEINFLKRVTSQAKG; this is encoded by the coding sequence ATGTTAGCGCAAATTAAAAGCCTGTTTTCCAACGATATTGGAATTGATCTCGGGACGGCCAACACCTTGGTGTATGTCCGGGATCAGGGTATTGTATTACGGGAGCCTTCGGTGGTCGCCATTGAGGCGGGCACGACCAATGTGCTGGCGGTGGGGTTGGAGGCCAAACGGATGTTGGGCCGCACCCCTGGCAATATTATCGCCATCCGTCCGATGAAGGACGGGGTGATCGCCGAGTTTGAAATTACCGAGGCGATGCTGCGGCATTTTATTCAGAAGGTGCATTACCGTAAATTGATCGCCCCCCGGGTGGTCATTGCCGTGCCGTCGGGGATTACAGAAGTTGAAAAACGGGCGGTGCGCGATTCGGCGACCCATGCCGGAGCGCGCGAGGTGTACTTGATTGAGCAGCCGATGGCGTCCGCCATCGGGGTGGGTTTACCGGTACATGAGCCTGCGGGCAACATGATCGTGGATATTGGTGGCGGCACCTGTGAAATCGCGATCATCTCCCTGGCCGGTATTGTCTTTAGCCGTAGCCTGAGGGTGGGCGGAGACGAGTTTGACGATGCCATCATGGCACACATGAAACGAGCTTACAACCTCATGATTGGCGAACGCACAGCGGAGGAAATCAAAATTAAGATTGGTTCCGCATTTCCGCTGGAGCAAGAATTAACCTTGGAAGTGAAGGGCCGGGATCAGAGCGCGGGGTTGCCCAAAACAATCACCATCCGCTCGCAAGAAATCCGCGAGGCCCTGCAAGAGCCGCTTCGGAATATTCTGGAAAGCATCCGTATCACGCTGGAACGGTGTCCGCCTGAATTGTCCGCCGACTTGGTGGATCGGGGCATCGTGGTGGCGGGGGGCGGAGCGCTATTGCGCGGCATTGACCGTTTGATTTCGGAAGAGACCGGTTTGCCGGTACATATTGCGGATGACCCGTTGAGCGCCGTGGCTGAAGGCACGGGCCGGGTCTTGCAGGAGATCAATTTCCTGAAACGCGTGACTTCGCAAGCTAAAGGTTAG